The bacterium genome includes the window CGTCGGCCAGCTACGATCCGGACGGGACGATTGTCAGCTACGACTGGAACTTCGACGGCGGGCTGTGGGATTTGGAAGGCGTCGGCCCGGTGCAGGAGCATACATACACCGTGCCGTATCCGACGACGACCGCGACGGTGAAGGTGTGGGACAGCGAAGGCGCGATCGCGGAGAAGAGCGTTGTGATTAACGTGCATGGGTGGTACAAGTATTACGTAGACACGGGCCCAAACGTAGGAGGCGGGTCAAGCATTTGCATTTTGGGAAACGGACAGCCCGCAGTGGCATATTTTGACGATGAAAATGACGATCTCAAATTCGTGAGCGCTTCGAGCGGCTTAACTGGCGATTGGAACCAGCCATTAACTTTGGATTCTGAAGGAGATGTCGGAAGGTACTGCTCCCTGTCACTTATTGCAGGTAAACCCTCAGTTGCATATGCGGATTCAACGAATTCGCATATTAAGTTTATTAAATCTTCGGACGAATTTGGAGGTGAATGGGGAATGCCCCATTTCATTCCTACGGGCGAGCCAAGCCTCCGAGCTTCCCTTGTTGAGGTGGGGGGCCTTCCGGCGATTGCATTTCGCTTCTCTGAATCCAAGGTTCTTGGATTTGCACGCGCCATAAATCCCGAAGGTTCGGATTGGAATGGTCCTGTGGTTGTAGATCCTCAATTCGATTCTGGGTATTTGGCGTCAATGCAAATTGTTAATGGCAATCCAGCAGTTGCATATTTCAATTTGCAGCAAGAACGGCTGAAATACATTAGGGCGCTTGATCAACTGGGGAATCAATGGGGCGATGTCATTACCTTAGATGACCAAAATGATGCTTGGCGAATGTTGTCTTTTTGCGTAATCGATAGCAAACCTTCGGTAGCATATGCAGATGCCGCAAACGAGTATGTTTGGTTTACTTCGTCCTCCGACTTAAATGGTAGTACCTGGAAAGTTCCCCAACAAGTATCACGCATGAAAAGCTTTTCGTGGCTGGCATTAGGGAGCATCAAACAAGAGCCATTTGTGTTTTGCGAATTTGCTCCGCCAAGTCTTAATTTGATAATCGCGAATTCAGGTGAAGCGGGATCTTGGGGAAGTCCAATCAGTTTTGATTCCGGACAGGCAGATTTTCATCCCTCGTTTGCGTATTCAACTGAATTAAGCTCGGCATTTGTGAGCTACAAAGGGGGATATTATCAAGGTTCCGATTCGGATCTCAAGGTGGCGGTATTTCGATGAACATGATGCAAACAATCCAAAATCTCATTTGAAAGTGATGTGGCTTTCTGGAGTAATGTGTTTTAAGCAAAATCCACAAAAAGGAGGTGAATCGAAATGGCGGAAATCATTAAGGCAACGACAACTGAGGTCGTCGTTAACGAAGACGGTGGCCAAATAGATTTCCGAGTCGAGGGAGATACGCTCGCCAGCATTATTTATGCAGGAGCGGCCGTCGATAAGGTTCTATTGGGCGCGGACGTAGTAAGCTCGCTGGACGCACGAGTTACCTGTCGGCAAACGGTATCCAACGCGGCGATCCCAGTTTTGGAGTTGAGTCAAAGCGACGCAGATGAGCCTTTTATCAAGTTCTCGGGCACAAGCGCTTCAGCGTGCGGCCAGTGCGTTCTGATTACCACAGCAACCGGAGTCGTCGACGGACCAAAGCGCGCTAGGTCTGGAGAATACGGCTTGTACTACGCAGACTTGGCGGCGTTGGTGGAGTTCAGCGGGAACAAGTACTACATTCCGTTGTTTATCTGTGAGTACGTTCAGCCGTAACAGGTAAGTAAATTTGCACCTTGGTACAAAGGGGGGCCCGTATCCAATGGTTACGGGCTCCCCGATCCAATCCTAAGGAGGGTAAAATGCTTTCAATTCGCACAAATGATGGAACCGTACTGCTGTTGGAGGCTGCGCCCAGGGGTACAGTTAAAGTTGGGTGCTATAAGTTAATGACTGAGTTTCTTGCAGATCAGACAGTCATTGCAGGTCTTGCTGACTTTCTTAAAGAGACACAACCTCCAATGAAGATTTTGGGAATTAAGAATCTCTCCAGTGGAAATCAAACTGGTAACGAGCTGGCAAAAGCTGGGATTAGCCAGTTGCCTAAAGATTGTGGTTCAGATTCAAAACACTTGAGCAATACAAGTGAAACAGGGGATTCTAATTCTAAGGCGAAGGTGTCTGTAAGGAAAAGCAAAAACCCCATTTAACTTGTAGAACCTCGTTTCAATAGCGTACCAAAATCCCCGCGTCGCGCTCGGGCGCGCAGGTTCCGCGTACATTCCGCGCAGGTACAGCGGCCCGCAATCGCGTCCATTTCCGCGGCCGCGGCGGCTGGCATTTGCGCGGCGGCAATTCGTGAATAGCGGCGGTTTCTTCACAATCTCCCCGGTTTTTGGTTTTCAACGCTCAACGCTTAACGCTCAACTGAATAACGGGGCGGGATGCGCCGATATGGAGATCGGCGGTATATTTCATTTCGGTTTTCCCTATCTCACTACTTCACTATCTCACTTGAGGGCGGTTGCCAGCGGCACCAACATTTCCGAGGCTGAAGCCTCGGCTCCTTTGTTCTTTTTCCTTTGCCCTTTTGACAGTTGGACGCGGCCTGAAGGCCGCGCTTCCCGGTTTAAGGATTTTAACTCTAAACTCCCAACGCTCAACTCTTAGCGGTCGGCGGAGGCGCCGCCCGCTATAATCCCCCCGTGCCCAAGGTCGCCGCCGACAGCCACACGCCGTTATTCCGGCAGTACTACGCCCTCAAGGAGGAGCACGGGGACGCCGTCCTCATGTTCCGCCTGGGCGATTTCTACGAGATGTTCGGCCCCGACGCCGAGCGGGCCAGCCGCGTCCTGGGCATCACGCTCACAAGCCGGGCGCTCAACCAGAAAACGAAAGTCCCGATGTGCGGGGTGCCGCACCACAGCGTCCAGCGCTACATCAGGCGGCTTCTGGAGGCCGGGCTGACGGTCGCGGTCGCCGACCAGATGGAGGACCCGGCGCAGGCCAAGGGCATCGTGCGGCGGGACGTGGTGCGGCTCATCACGCCTGGCACCGTGATCGAGGACGAGCTTCTGGACGCGGGCGCTGCGAATTATCTTGCCGTTGTTGCGAAGTTGCGGGACAGGCTGGGATTCGCGGTATTGGAATCCAGCGGAGGCAGCATTCATGCGGGCGAAAGCCCTTATGGCGATGCGGCAATGGTATGCGCCGAAATTGCGGGCAGGGCGCCGAAGGAGCTCAAAATCCCGCCGGATCTTCGAAAAGACCCGGCGTTTTCCGAGCTTCTCGCGCGGATTCCGGAGAACGCGGTTTCGGATTGCGGCGAGTTTCCGTCGCCGGCCGATCTCGAATATTTCGTCGAGCGCCAATTCAAGGCGCCGGTTGCGGCGCTGGGGATGGAGGGCAGGCACGCGGCGATGCAGGCCGTCTTCGAGGTCGTGCGCACGCTGCGGTACAACTTCAAAGTCGAGTCGCTCGACCTTTCGTTCGTCCCTCTGGATTTATCGGACCACATGGTGCTGGACGCGCACACGCTGGCGAATCTGGAAGTGCTCGAAGGTCTTTCTGCGGGGGGGGAGTGTCTGCTGGACGTGTTCGCCGCGCCGCGGACGGCGATGGGCCGGCGCCAGATACGCGAATGGCTGCGCGCGCCGTTGCGCGATGCGGCGATGGCCGATGCAAGGCTGGATGCGGTCTCGGCGCTGGTCGACGCGCCAGAACCGCGCGGCGGAATCGCGTCCGCGCTTTCCAAAATCGTGGATATCGAGCGGATCGCCAACCGCGCTTCGTTCGGCAAGACAAATCCGAAGGAGCTTGCGGCGCTGCGAGACGCGCTGGGCTCGCTCGGTGAGCTTTCCAATATCGTGTCGGGAATTTATTTCGAAGCCGAAGCGGGCGCGGATTTCGCGGATGACGCGGAAGGCGCGCCTGCATGCGCGAATGCTTCTCTCCTTCCCGCGATTGCATCTCGGCTGGCGGAGCGCCCGTCGATATTGGACAAGCTTTCGCGCGTCCTCGCGGAAGATCCGCCCGCGGATCCGGGGCAGGGGGGAGTGGTGCGCGAGGGATATTTGCCGGAGCTGGACGAGCTTCGAAACCTGAAGGCCCAGGCCGCGCAATGGATGACGGAATATGAATCGGCCCAGAAAGAACGTCTCGGAATCAAGTCGCTGAAAGTGAAATATACACCGGCATTCGGCTGGTCAATCGAAGTTACAAAACCGAATCTTCATTTGGTGCCCGGTGATTACGTGCGAAAGCAGACGATGGTCGCGGCCGAGCGGTTCACGACGCCGGAGCTTACCGAGCATGAAACGAAGCTCGCGACCGCGGAGGAAAAATCGCTAGCGCTTGAGAAGGAAATATTCTCCGCGCTGGTGAAGGAAGTTGCAGGCGCGCGCGACCGGCTGCTCGAAATCGCGGATGCGATTAAAACTCTGGATGTGCTGGTTTCATTCGCCGAAACGGCGGAGCGCGAGCGCTGGCGCAGGCCGGAGCTGTCCGACGCGCCTGGCATTTCGCTTTCCGGCGCGCGGCATCCGTCCGTCGAGCGATCGGTCGGTCGAGCGCGGTACGTGGCGAACGACTGTATGCTCGATTCGGAATCGCAGCAGATAATCGTCCTTACCGGACCGAATATGGGCGGCAAATCAACCTATCTTCGAATGGTCGCGCTTTGCGTGATTCTGGCGCAGGCGGGAAGTTTCGTCCCGGCGCAGTCCGCGCGCATCGGAATCGTGGACCGCGTGTTCACGCGCATCGGCGCGGCGGACGCGCTCGCGCAGGGGCGCAGCACGTTCATGGTCGAAATGGTGGAAACAGCCGAGATTCTTCGCAGCGCGACGCGGCGCAGCCTGGTGATACTGGACGAAGTCGGCCGCGGCACCGGGACTTATGACGGATTATCCATCGCGCGCGCGGTCGTCGAATACCTGCACAACCATAAAACCGCGTCGCCGCTTACGCTTTTCGCGACGCATTATTTCGAGCTGACCGAGCTCGAAAAATACCTGCCGCGCGTTCGCAACTTCCGTATGGACGTGCTGAAGGAAAGCGGCGATTTCGTGTTCCTTTATTCGGTGTCGCCGGGAGCGGCGAACGAAAGTTACGGAATCGAAGTGGCGCGCCTCGCGGGGCTGCCTCACGGCGTCGTCACGCGTGCGCGCAAAGTGCTGGAAGAATTGGAAGACGTGAAGCGCTCGCATTTGAAAAAGGCGCGTGAGATAATGCAGATGGGCTTGTTCGATGATGAATGAGTTTTCGACATCAGGGCCGTTTAAAGCTCGCTTCCGCCGTGTGGCGGCTGCCGCAGCCTGCGCAGCGCTGGTGTTGGCAATGAATGCATTTCAGGCGGACGCGCAGGGCGGTGTTTCCAAGCCCGTCATCCTTGTCGGCGATTTCAAAAACGAATCGGGCGACTCGTCGCTTGACAGCATCGGAGTCGGAATAGCGATTCAGATTACGGCGGTGCTGTCCCGCCTTTCATCGGTGTCGGTCATTCCGGGAGACGCACGGCGTTTGGCGCTTGCCGAGGCGCGGCTATCCGCTTCGGGATTCGCGGCCGCAAATCCGGCTCTGGGGGGAAGTCTTGCGAGCGCGACGCATGTCGTGTACGGAACTTACACGGTCATAGGCGAAGAGCTGATGGCGGCGGCGTACGCCGTGGACGCGAATTCGGGCGAGGCGGTCGGCAGCGCGACGGTGTCGGCCTACAAGCCGCAAGCCGGCTCGATTTGCGTTCAACTTGCACAGTCTTTGGTGGAGGATATTCGCGACGAATTTCCCGCGAAATCGTTTAATTTCGAAATCATCGAAGAGAATACGGATCCTGCAATAGAGCGTGCAAGGAACTATTCACTTGATATTTTATCCGCTAAGGGCGAACTTGAAAATCTTCTTTACCGAAGCGGATTGCTCAGGCGCGGGCTTTCACGGGAGGAAATAGCTCGCGGCTTGGAATTGTGCGAATTCGTGCTTGCGGAATTTCCGGACGACGCGGATACGCTTTTAAATTACGGCAATGCGTTGAGCATAAGCGGCGGAGAAACGGGCGTGGCGAAATCCGTGGAGGTTTTTAAGACCCTGTTGGAAATGGATCCGGACAGCGCCGCGGGACATCTGAATCTTGGCGCGGTTTTGCTGAAGTCCGGGGACTTGGAAGAGGCGAAACAGCATCTCGAAGAGGCGGCGCGGCTTGGGCCGGACGGTGCGGCCGCGCAGAACAATCTTGGTCTGCTGCACATGAAATTGGGCGATTACGATGCGGCGGAAGCGAGGTTATTGAACGCGCTTGTGCTTGCCCCCGAGTATGTCGAAGCTCATGTGAATTTGGGTAATCTGCGCGCAAGACAAGGCGATTATTCGGGCGCGAAGCAGGCATACGAAAAGGCGATCTGGATTAACGATGATTATCCGGAGGCGCATTTCAACTACGCGCTGTTAAATATCGCGGCGGGAAATCTGAACGGCGCGCGTGAGGAATTTGAGGCGGCGATCGCGCTGGAGCCGCACTGCGCGGATTATCTGTGCGAATACGGTGCGCTCTTGATCGAGCTGGGCGAGCCGGAGAAGGCGCTGGACGCGCTCAACAGGGCGATATTTTCGGATCCTTCGCGTGCTGACGCAGTGTTTCACGCGGCCGTTGCACTTGGAAAGCTTGGCGATGAATCCGGGAGGAATTATTACTTGAATAAATATTTGAATATGGCTTCGCCGGGGGACGGGCATTACAGGGAAGCGCTGGAAATCCTTCTCTTTGCAAGGCTTGGCAATGAGGCGGAAGCCGCAGGTTCGTTCGAACAAACGCGACAATGAATATATCAAACAAATGCGCATTCTGATAATTCAAAACTGCGAAACGGAAGGATTGGGACATTTCATTCACGCGCTCGCTGTTAGGGGAATCGAGTTCGACGTATGCCATCCGTACGAGGACGACACTTATCCGTCGCCCGTCGCATATGACGCGATGATCGTCGGCGGCACGCCGATGTCGGTTTGCGACATCGAAGAGCACGCGCACCTGCTGTCGGAACGCACATACGTTGCCGAGGCGCTGGAGGGGGAAGTAAAAGTGTTGGGGGTATGCTTCGGCGCTCAACTGCTTGCGCACATTCTCGGTGCGGAGGTTCGGCCCAATCCGGTGAAGGAAATCGGAATGTACGAAGTTCAACTTACGGAGGAAGGCAAGGCGGATCCGATATTTGGCGGATTCCCGGAGTCATTTCCCGTCTTTCAATGGCACGGGGACACCTTCGATCTGCCCGGCGGCGCCTCATTGTTGGCCACCGGCAAGAACTGCCGCAATCAGGCGTTTCGAAAAGACAATGCTATCGGCGTGCAGTTCCATTTGGAGGCCGGGGCGGAAGACGCGGAAAGGTGGGCGGAAGTGTATGCGGAGGAACTTGCCGCATTCGGAAAAACGAAGAAACAAGTTATGGAGGAATGCGCGAACCAGGAATCCGCGATGAACAGACTGGCTGGGTTGTTGCTCGAAAATTTTCTTGGAATCGAATAGGGCTGGAAATGACGGTATTGACAAAGGTGCACGAATTAAACGGATTGCAAAATTTATTCCGCACAACAGCGCGCACTGCGTTGCCGGCGTTTGCGCTCGCAATTGCCGCAATATCGATCGCGGGCACGGCCGCTATCGCGCAGCCGCGTGTCGACGTTTCGAAATACTACAAGGAAACGCTCGTTCCTTGGAGTACGGCCAAGAGTTTTCTGATTTATCACGTGGACACGGGCAAAGAAGTCGCCAGTTTGAATCCCGAATATTCCGCGCCCGTCGCAAGTTTGACAAAAATGATGACCGTACTGATCGCCGACGAGGAGCTTTCGTACGGAGTCGGATACGAGCTCGCCGAGGACGAAGCCAAGATATTCAAGGTGGAGCAGCTTACGCTCGACCAGATGGTCGAAATGGCGCTTGTTCCGTCGAACAATCTGGTATGCAAGGTGCTGGCGAGGCTGATTGACGGAAGCGAGCCCGCGTTCGTATCCAGGATGAACAAGCGCGCGGCGGAACTGGGAATGACCGGAACGCGGTATGCGAATGCAAGCGGTCTGCCGTCCAAATCCGCGCAATATTCCAACGTGCGCGACCAGCTTATTCTTACGCTCGAACTGCTCAAGCGTCCCGTCCCGGCGGAGAAATGCCGCAAGCACTGGATTTTCTTCGACGAACGTTACGACTCGACGATTTTTTACCTTAAAGAAAAATATCCGATAGCCGGCGTTAAAAGCGGATGGACGAATGCGGCGGGCCGTTGCCTGTCGCTTCTGGTCGAGACGGAACAATTCGGAAGTTTCATCGTCATTACGATGGGCAGCTCGAGCATCGCGCAGGGCTTCGTGGATGCGGAGATCATCCTTTCCAGGTTCGGGCTTGTGGAGCTTGCGCCCGGCTCGCTTTTGGCCGCGGCGCGTCTGCAGGAAGCCGAGCGGGAGAAAGCTCACAAGGAAGCCGAGGCCGCCAAGATTTCCGGGACAAGCGGGATTGCTCAGGTGAAGTCATGAATCCGGCATATGAAATCGGCAAGTTTATTTTGATCATCGGCGCGGTGCTGGTGGTTGTCGGCGCGTTGCTTATGTTTTCGCGCGGCAATCTGCCAATAGGCAATCTTCCGGGCGACATCGCGGTCAAGCGCGACAACTGGAGCTTTTACTTCCCGATTACGACAAGCATCATTCTTTCCATCGTCCTGACGCTGATTTTCTGGCTGATCTCCCGATTCAACCGCTAGCCAGCGGGCAAAACCAGCAGCGCGTTGCTTAGCTTCCGCGGTTCGCCGCCGTACGGCGTAACGAGCGTACCGCCTACGGCAAGCTGGCTGGACCCGCCGCCATCCAGGTTCATCGCTGTAACTGCGCCTTTTCGAATCAGCCAGTTTGCAAGCTCGTCCAGCTTCAGCCCCTTGTAGAAACCGTCCTGCAGCTCGCAGACTACAACCAGTATCACGGTCCCGTCGCCCTTCACTCCGATTGCGGTCCTCGCGCGCGGATTTTTCGTTATATCCTCGCGTACGAAATCCTCGGCGATCGTCACGTTCGGCTGGCCGTTCGCGACAAGCATCGGCGCTCCGCCGACCGCGTCAATCACATCGATCAGGTTTCCGCTCTCGCGTTCGTAAACGCGCGATCGAAGCGATACCGGAGCATCCTTCGGTATTTGCGACAGTGGATTGGCTTCCGGAATGAGATTCGTCGCAACGTAGTACTGATCCGGCCGCATCAATTCGTCTATTCCGCCGGAAACGGGCGTAAGCCGCCCGCCATCCAGCCTGTAAAGAAATCCGTCCAGCGGAATCAAATCGAATGGGTAATTCCAAGAATAAATCACGGTCGAGCTTTGGCCCAACTCGGTGTTCAGCCCGTTCAGGGGAATGAACTTTCCGTCGAACACAAGCTCGGGACGCACCGTGAATCTTCCGATGCGCAATCCCTTTTCCTTGGTCAAAAGCACCATCGGCCTCGTTGCGTACCTGCCCGTAGTGACAAGAACGCTGTCTTCCAGCAACGTCGAAACGGGGAAACCCTGGCCGTTGAAGTAACCGGCGTTGATTCCCGCAAGCGCCCCGGTTTGCCTGCAGATTTGCTCAAGGGGCAATGTTCTTCTCGCTCTGTCAACGGACATAGCGCTTTTGACCTTTAGTCTTACCTGCGCGGACGGCGGGATTTCGATCCAATCGTAGCGGATCGGACGGTTCACGTTTTCTTTGGCTTCCGTACGCCACAACGCGCCTCCTCCTATTTCGATATCCCTTGTGTATATCGTCTGTCGGGGAAACGCGACTGCTATCGTACTGCCGTTCGTCTTGACCAGCGCCTCGCAATGGTATCCCGTGTGGAACGAAAGGCTCGCATTCTGCGCGCCCTGATAGGGTGCGATTTTCCAAAGCGGGAACTTTTTGACCGATCCCCCGTTTTCCAGAGCTTTGTCCGCGATTTTGGTTTTCAAGAGCACGATTTCGAATCTGTCCGGCCGTTCGAGCGCGTTGGTTTTAAACTCCGGCGGCGCGCCGGCAAATTTGAGCGTAGCGACCAGCCATTCGTTCGACGCCTCGACCTTGACGCTCGACAGCTCGACTTGGTTCGGCTGTCCGGGCGCGCCGGTCGCGGCAAGAACCAAAATCGGAATGGCAAGAGCCCCGGCCCGCATGGCCTGCTGCGATAAAAGCTTTCGTAAATTCATAACTTCGGATACCCGCTGATATATTGGCGGCGGCCAAGTGAAGGACGGAGGCTATCCTCCGCCGTTCGTCTGCCGGATGTATTCGAGCACTTCGTGCGCGAACTTGCCGATAATCGGCACAAGCGAAAGTCTGCCCAGCAACGTGAGGATTAGCGACAATACCAGCCCGGTGCCAAGCGCGATGCCGAGTCCGGTCGCGATGCCGCGGATGAAGCTGTAAAACGGCGTCTGAAGCCGCACCTGGCGGCGCAGCCACTTAATCAGTTCCTCCTGGCTCTCGGCGACGCGGATCGTCGGATCGGGATGCGGCTCCGGCTTCGCCCGAAGGCTTTTAAGCCATCCAAGAAATCCCGTCACGCGCGTTCCGTTGCCTCCGGTTTCGGAGGTTTCGGATATCGCATCGTCCTGCATCCGGTCGGACACGCCACAATTATAGGATATGCGCCCCTGAACCGGACGAGAAGCAGCTATATATCGCGGCTACCTGTCGGGCACAAGCAGCCCGAGCGTGCCGTTTGACCGTTTGTAAAGCACGTTGTACGAGCCGCTGGCCTGGTCTTCGAACACGAAGAAATCATGCCCGGAAAGGTCGAACTGCATTATCGCCTCTTCGGTCGTCATGGGCTTGATGTGGAAACGCTTGATTTTGGCGACCTTGCGAGTTTCGTCGGCCGGCTGCTCGATTTCGGGCTCCCCGTCGCCTTGGCCGCGGTACTTGTCTATGAGTTTCGTCTTGTACCGCTTGAGTTGCTTTTCGACCTTTTCCATGGCGAGGTCGCAAGCTTCCTCAAAGCTTGCGCCGTACTCTTCCGCCCGGACGAATTTCCTGGCGACGTCAACCGTCACCTCGAAGCGGAAGTTTCGGCCGTTGTGTCTGGACGGGTACTGAGTAAGCTCCACGCGCGCGGCCTCCGCGCGACTGAAGTACTTTGAGAGCTTCTCAACCTTCTTCCTTATGTATCCGTCCAAACGCGGGGTGATGCTGGAACCGGAAATCTCTACCTGCATACGCACCTCCGGAATGGATTAATGAACAACTTCTTCTGCGATATTATATCGCGGAATCCGGCCATTCATGTTATCGGACGGAATTCGCGGCAAAAAAGTTCGCTGCGCAGCTTCGGATGCGGGTATAATCCGTTCGTGAGTTTCGAATTTCAGCCAGGAAAGACAAGTTTTGCCGGAACGGCGCTTGGCGGAATAGGCATAAATCCGCGCCTCTGAACGCGGGCGCGTTCGCGCGCCGCGCATTCCAAATCCCCTATACTCACTACTTCACCAATGAGGTGCGTTTATGCATGAGCAGTTCATTTCGATCAAAGATCTGGCAGGACACATCGGCGAGCGAGTCAAGCTCGGCGGCTGGGTCAGGAACAAGCGGGAAAGCAAGAAACTGGTGTTCATAGTGGTAAGGGACGGCTCCGGCGAGGTGCAGTGCGTCGCCTACGAACCGAATATCCCGCCCGAAACCTGGCGGGCGGCCCTTGCGCTCACCCTCGAATCGAGCCTAATCGTGGAGGGCGAAGTGAAGCGCCATCCCAAGCAGGAAGGCGTGTTTGAGATTGCCGTCACTTCGATCCAGCCGGTTCAAATTGCACAGGATTACCCGATATCCAAAAAGGAGCACGGTACCGAGTTCCTGATGGACAACCGGCATTTATGGGTGCGATCCAGCCATCAAGTGGCGATACTCCGTATCCGGGACGAAATAATCAAGGCCAGCCGGGATTTTTTCTATGACAACGGTTTTTACTGCTTTGATTCGCCGATCCTGACGCCTAACGCCTGCGAGGGTACGACGACGCTGTTCGAGCTGGATTACTTCGGAGACAAGGTCTACCTGTCCCAGAGCGGCCAGCTGTACCAGGAATCAGGAATAATGGCGCTGGGGAAAACATTTTGTTTCGGGCCGACGTTCCGCGCGGAGAAATCCAAAACCCGCCGGCATCTGATGGAATTCTGGATGCTCGAAGCCGAAGCAGCCTTCTACGACTTTGAAGACAACCTGAAGCTCCAGGAGGAATATGTCTGCTACGTCGTCGAGCGCGTGCTGGAGCGCCGTCGCCTCGATTTGCTAACAATCGAACGGGATATTTCGAAACTCGAAGCCGTGAAGCCTCCCTTCCCGCGGATAACCTACGCTGAAAGCGTTGAAATCCTAAAAGGAAAAGGCTTCGACTTCAATTTCGGCGACGACTTCGGCAGCCCGGAGGAAACCGCGCTTGCGGAGAATTTCGACCGGCCGTTCTTCATCACGCACTGGCCGGAGGACATGAAGGCGTTCTATATGAAAGTCAATCCCGCCGATCGCTCGCAAGTTCTGGCGAGTGACCTGATGGCGCCGGAAGGCTACGGGGAAATCATCGGCGGCAGCCAGCGCGAGGACGACCTGGATACGGTGCTGGAAAAAATCCGCCGCCACAAGCTTCCGGAAG containing:
- the asnS gene encoding asparagine--tRNA ligase, producing the protein MHEQFISIKDLAGHIGERVKLGGWVRNKRESKKLVFIVVRDGSGEVQCVAYEPNIPPETWRAALALTLESSLIVEGEVKRHPKQEGVFEIAVTSIQPVQIAQDYPISKKEHGTEFLMDNRHLWVRSSHQVAILRIRDEIIKASRDFFYDNGFYCFDSPILTPNACEGTTTLFELDYFGDKVYLSQSGQLYQESGIMALGKTFCFGPTFRAEKSKTRRHLMEFWMLEAEAAFYDFEDNLKLQEEYVCYVVERVLERRRLDLLTIERDISKLEAVKPPFPRITYAESVEILKGKGFDFNFGDDFGSPEETALAENFDRPFFITHWPEDMKAFYMKVNPADRSQVLASDLMAPEGYGEIIGGSQREDDLDTVLEKIRRHKLPEDFFQWYLDLRRYGSVPHSGFGLGIERTVCWICGLAHIRESIPFPRMLYRKSP